Part of the Gadus chalcogrammus isolate NIFS_2021 chromosome 22, NIFS_Gcha_1.0, whole genome shotgun sequence genome is shown below.
tgcaagcatgtgtgtgtgtgctctgcagACGCGTCAGGAGAGTGCCGTCCAGACCTGCGTCTCAGAGGCCATCAGAAGGAGGGTTATGGGCTCTCCTGGAACCCCAACCTGTCCGGCTGCCTGCTCAGTGCTTCAGATGATCACGTAAGACCTTCCGCCACACCTGTTTGGCTGCATCTCTGGCAACCAGGGCCAGGGAAATGATTGCCTACAAATAGAAAATCTCCATTTAGTATTTTTTTCTGAAACATGGCACAAAACTCTTAATTGTTGACACCTTTTCACTTTCAAACTAAGCTGGGTGAGTGTTTGGGAAGCTAGTTAAATGGGGGTGTAGTTTGCTGAGGAAAGTCAATATATCAAATGGATATTCTATGACTGTTTACACATAGTTAATATCATTGGAATCCCTAGCAATGCATCAATAAAAGCCGTGCAGAACTAAATCAATTATCATACCTGTGAGGTTGCGGTTTGAAAGTTCTAATGGGTACAATCTGGGTTTCCATCGGCCCCCAGACGATCTGTCTTTGGGACATCAGCGCGGTGCCCAAAGAGGGCAAGGTGGTGGACGCCAAGACCATCTTCACGGGTCACACCGCAGTGGTGGAGGACGTCTCCTGGCACCTGCTGCATGAGTCTCTCTTTGGCTCCGTGGCTGACGACCAGAAGCTCATGATGTAAGCGTTAAATAATATAAAGGATGGCATGCCACTCAAGTGGCAATTACCATAATGGGGTGGTTTAGGTAGGACTCAAGATATCAGGTGTGTTtcaacaatctttttttttttctctgtagcTGGGACACACGCTCCAACAACACCTCCAAGCCCAGCCACGCTgtggacgcacacacagcagaggTCAATTGCCTGTCCTTCAACCCATACAGCGAGTTCATCCTGGCCACCGGCTCAGCAGACAAGGTAATGCAACacccatgtatatatatatacacatacacactatacCTCCCCAGCTCTTTTCCCCTGTAAATGTTGCTGATGTGCTTGAAACGAGAGATGCTACcccttttttgtttcttttataTCTCTGTGCATTACCGGTGGTGTTGTTGGACTGCGTGTGTAACCGCTCCTGTTCTCTGCAGACTGTGGCCCTCTGGGACCTGAGGAACCTGAAACTCAAACTGCACTCCTTTGAGTCACACAAAGATGAGATCTTCCAGGTGAGAGATTTCCCACACTATACATTATTGTATAATAAACATGTCAATATTGTTGATTTACACCTTAAGAGGTGCAAAGAAAATATGTATGCTGCATTATTTATGTATGGCATTTTTTAATgctattgaaaaaaatagaatcaaGAATAAATCTTGGCATTTATGCTACTAAATACATATTTGTTTGACTTATGGCTTAGCTAATGCTTTTATCAGAACCCCCGCTAACCTTGTATACAAGCCATCATGTTCTATTGATACCTTGTCTATTGTAATTGGCAATCCAATGATTCTCATCCACAATGTTGCATGGTGTGTCTGCCTGTATCTGGCCCTGTTGCTATTTACATGGATCTGATTTGAGCTCTGCGATGGGCTGTTACAGGTCCAGTGGTCCCCCCATAACGAGACCATCCTGGCCTCCAGTGGAACCGACCGCCGGCTCAACGTCTGGGACCTCAGGTGACTGACTGCGAACCCCTCCCTTCACATCATTGTTAATCCTCTGCTGGTGTAATTGTGTTTTAAAggattattactattatttttgCAGTAAAATCGGAGAGGAGCAGTCGCCAGAAGATGCAGAAGATGGACCCCCAGAGCTGCTGGTAAGTGTTTTCGACGATCATGTCAAACAAAAATGATAGACCCATATGTTTGACTGTATGATGATGAATAATTAAAGCTGCATTCAAATTTATATAATTCCCCTGCCTCTCATCCAGTTCATCCACGGAGGTCACACAGCCAAGATCTCTGACTTTTCCTGGAACCCCAATGAGCCATGGGTCATCTGCTCGGTGTCTGAAGACAACATCATGCAAGTCTGGCAAATGGTGAGCCAGATATATCTCTGCATGGTAGTCATGCATGCAGGAAAGGCCATGGCCTCCCCTATAATATTGAATATACTAAATGGATTTGGAGAATATACGCCACACAGATGCAGCTTTTGTATTTGAAGAATGGTCAGTATATTTTCGAAGTAAATTGACAGAAATGCAACATAATTTCAAAGCAAGGAGAAGGTCAGAGCTCATGGCTTTGCATGGTAGCCACCTTATTTGAGAAAGACGTACATTTTGAACGAAGCTCGGAGGCAATGCTAGCTATCTCTTCAGCGTGAGGAAGTTGAGCGTTCAGAAAATGGTGAGTCTACTAATCCAGGTTGCATAATATCTGTTATGCAGTGAATGTGAAAAGACGCACTGTCTGGCAGGCATTTTAGCCAAGCACTGTAATGTAACTCTGCTAGAATAGCAAGACTAGATCAATGTAGAAATTAAGTTTTCTGTGTACTAAAACAATGGAGCAGCCGTAACTCTGACATTGTCCCCGCAGGCGGAGAACATCTACAACGACGAGGACCCCGAGAGCTCAGCGGACCCCGAACCCACCGCCTAACGAAACCCACCGCACCTCATACCCTCTTCTTCCCCCGCAACATCACCTCAAACTGCTGAGAAGGTCACTGCAACGAGTCCCGCTCAACTACCTCCTCCATACTTTCTATTGGTGGAACAGATCATGTGTCTAGTCAATACTCATGAGGGCAGGAAATGAGCTGTCCTTTTTTTGCCCACTGGTCTGTTTTTAAAAATGCTGAAAAACTCTTGTCGGTTGACATTAATAATTTATTGCCTGAGGGATTTTCATTCATGCCTGATTTTTATATGCCGTTATGAAAggatatatttttctatttaaattGGCTCACCGTGCATTCTAATACTATGCCCTGGAATTGGTTACATTTAAATTGTTTTGGTGTTCATGAGGAGAGGAAGTGGGAAAGGGTAGTCTTTATTCATTatctagtaaaaaaaaaaaaaaagaagcattgaTAATTGTAGAGACTGTTGGAGAGTGCAACCGTGATTTGGCAGATTTCTGTGCTCATGTTATAACTATAGAAAAGCAATCTGCAAATCGCAGATTGTAAGGGGTAAGAGCCTTGGTCTGCACTGGTTGTTCAGGTTTCCGTACCAGCATTCCCAGCAGTGTGGCAGCCTTGCTCCCTGTTATATACTCCCTTTTGAACAGATTGGCCCCTGAAGTGTCCATTTTAGTACATACTGTCTTGCATTGTCGTGTCTTTGAGTCTTTGTTGTATCTTAATTGTAGTTAAACTTTTTTATGTCTTAACATTTTGCAAATGTACAGTGAGTGAATTCTCAATAAAATGTTTTTCCATCAATCCTTGGGCTGCAGAGTAAAGTTTCCTAATCAGAACACGTTAAGCCTGATT
Proteins encoded:
- the rbbp4 gene encoding histone-binding protein RBBP4 isoform X2, producing the protein MADKEGAFDDAVEERVINEEYKIWKKNTPFLYDLVMTHALEWPSLTAQWLPDVSRPEGKDYSVHRLVLGTHTSDEQNHLVIASVQLPNDDAQFDASHYDSEKGEFGGFGSVSGKIEIEIKINHEGEVNRARYMPQNPCIIATKTPTSDVLVFDYTKHPSKPDASGECRPDLRLRGHQKEGYGLSWNPNLSGCLLSASDDHTICLWDISAVPKEGKVVDAKTIFTGHTAVVEDVSWHLLHESLFGSVADDQKLMIWDTRSNNTSKPSHAVDAHTAEVNCLSFNPYSEFILATGSADKTVALWDLRNLKLKLHSFESHKDEIFQVQWSPHNETILASSGTDRRLNVWDLSKIGEEQSPEDAEDGPPELLFIHGGHTAKISDFSWNPNEPWVICSVSEDNIMQVWQMAENIYNDEDPESSADPEPTA
- the rbbp4 gene encoding histone-binding protein RBBP4 isoform X1 → MADKEGAFDDAVEERVINEEYKIWKKNTPFLYDLVMTHALEWPSLTAQWLPDVSRPEGKDYSVHRLVLGTHTSDEQNHLVIASVQLPNDDAQFDASHYDSEKGEFGGFGSVSGKIEIEIKINHEGEVNRARYMPQNPCIIATKTPTSDVLVFDYTKHPSKPDASGECRPDLRLRGHQKEGYGLSWNPNLSGCLLSASDDHTICLWDISAVPKEGKVVDAKTIFTGHTAVVEDVSWHLLHESLFGSVADDQKLMIWDTRSNNTSKPSHAVDAHTAEVNCLSFNPYSEFILATGSADKTVALWDLRNLKLKLHSFESHKDEIFQLCDGLLQVQWSPHNETILASSGTDRRLNVWDLSKIGEEQSPEDAEDGPPELLFIHGGHTAKISDFSWNPNEPWVICSVSEDNIMQVWQMAENIYNDEDPESSADPEPTA